A DNA window from Paraclostridium bifermentans contains the following coding sequences:
- a CDS encoding HugZ family pyridoxamine 5'-phosphate oxidase produces MENLLKSQKSLIISSLSKNSNPEVSYAPFIIKNNKLYIYISKAANHYFNLLENNKCSVMIIEDENESKSIFARQRVSFSCEAEIKQDDCNYILDEFEKIHGSQIMMVLKSLDFDIFELNIKSGRLVKGFGQAFDIEIVDEEFVLNQVIGGGHK; encoded by the coding sequence ATGGAAAATTTATTAAAATCACAAAAAAGTTTAATTATAAGTTCATTAAGTAAAAACAGTAATCCAGAGGTAAGTTATGCACCGTTTATAATAAAAAATAATAAATTATACATTTATATAAGTAAAGCTGCTAATCATTATTTTAATTTGTTAGAAAATAATAAGTGTTCAGTTATGATAATTGAAGATGAAAATGAAAGCAAATCTATATTTGCAAGACAGCGAGTGAGTTTTTCTTGTGAAGCAGAAATTAAACAAGATGATTGCAATTACATATTAGATGAGTTTGAAAAAATTCATGGGAGTCAAATAATGATGGTATTAAAAAGTTTAGATTTTGATATTTTTGAACTAAATATAAAAAGCGGGAGATTAGTTAAAGGATTTGGGCAGGCTTTTGATATTGAAATTGTTGATGAAGAGTTTGTATTAAACCAAGTTATTGGAGGAGGACATAAATAA
- a CDS encoding metallophosphoesterase produces the protein MNKKLLYITIGIVAIFIGGCTSTKTTNISVLATTDLHGTLPYELSDYVANEKSKDKNITLVDAGDFFDLGFGASDDMNRYFDKRRENRNIEKYIEAPIAKEMKAIGYDAVVLGNHEFVSNNKFYLDNLISDFEKQKIDVLSANAYKNNGDNYTKPYVIKELNTPQGTLKLGILGLTIKEVGEGDVELKDLPNYNQELYMTDLVEDAKKWVKVMKEKDKADVIVAVAHTGEKPKKPRHPGNRIQDLATQVDGIDAIVAGHNHVQIKQHDYKNKSGETVIVTEPGKHGECISKINFNIEKTKDGWDVVDKSSEIVQFEKSKKELEDMCNNPGNLHIKIMDLSEDTKEVNIGELKPFEWDKAYVFKIGTPRDEIYKTIGYKFLNIGESEVGEFNQVAFMKENKVVCFLYGKKEMTGFGINFNDNDFKGNILEIIPGKNDKFSIDRSEKEPLYGLPIVNLNYIGR, from the coding sequence ATGAATAAAAAATTATTATATATAACTATAGGAATAGTTGCAATTTTTATAGGTGGATGTACATCTACAAAAACGACAAATATAAGTGTATTAGCTACTACTGACTTGCATGGAACATTACCATATGAGTTAAGTGATTATGTTGCAAATGAAAAAAGTAAAGATAAGAATATTACTTTAGTTGATGCAGGAGATTTTTTTGACTTAGGGTTTGGAGCATCTGACGATATGAATAGATATTTTGATAAACGTAGAGAAAATAGAAATATTGAAAAATACATAGAAGCACCTATAGCAAAGGAAATGAAAGCTATAGGGTATGATGCAGTAGTTCTTGGAAATCATGAATTTGTATCTAATAATAAGTTTTACCTAGACAATTTAATATCTGATTTTGAAAAACAAAAAATAGATGTATTATCAGCAAATGCATATAAAAATAACGGAGATAATTATACAAAACCATATGTTATAAAAGAGCTAAATACTCCACAAGGTACTTTGAAATTAGGAATTTTAGGGCTTACAATAAAAGAAGTTGGAGAAGGGGATGTAGAATTAAAAGATTTACCAAATTACAACCAAGAACTGTATATGACAGATTTAGTAGAAGATGCTAAAAAATGGGTTAAGGTCATGAAAGAAAAAGACAAAGCTGATGTTATCGTGGCTGTTGCTCACACTGGAGAAAAGCCTAAAAAACCAAGACATCCAGGAAATAGAATACAAGACTTAGCGACACAAGTTGATGGTATAGATGCAATTGTTGCAGGGCACAACCACGTTCAAATTAAACAGCATGATTATAAAAATAAATCTGGTGAAACTGTTATAGTAACAGAACCTGGGAAACATGGGGAATGTATATCTAAGATAAATTTCAATATAGAAAAAACTAAAGATGGATGGGATGTTGTTGATAAGTCTAGTGAAATAGTCCAGTTTGAAAAAAGTAAGAAAGAATTAGAAGATATGTGTAATAATCCAGGAAATTTACATATTAAAATTATGGATTTAAGTGAAGATACTAAAGAAGTTAATATAGGTGAATTAAAACCTTTTGAATGGGATAAGGCATATGTATTTAAGATAGGAACTCCAAGGGATGAAATTTATAAAACTATTGGATATAAGTTCTTAAATATTGGGGAATCAGAAGTTGGAGAGTTTAATCAAGTTGCTTTTATGAAAGAAAACAAAGTAGTATGTTTCTTATATGGGAAAAAAGAAATGACTGGATTTGGCATAAACTTTAATGATAATGATTTTAAAGGAAATATTTTAGAAATTATCCCTGGGAAGAATGATAAATTTTCAATTGATAGAAGTGAAAAAGAACCTTTATATGGACTTCCTATAGTTAACTTAAATTATATAGGACGATAG
- a CDS encoding nitrogenase component 1, whose amino-acid sequence MYSLDVLNKLDEINEDKDIKSLSHAIFPGTHCPLFGVMLTASYIKNMPVLVVGTSECTYYTKNFAYHRQKGKDSVYSLALKEKDVVFGAQVKVEKAIKQIVEIEEPDAIMIVTTCVPELIGEDYSSIEYSLSDEINIPIFVVNTEHFKCNSHIPGMTRALRSLGNAMTKPKYSEGVNMLGHRQSDVEKTELVNLLKSQGIKINTVIPSKCDIEDIKNASNVKLNIVTDMIAIDLAKYMKEKFGIDYIYFDKHMSKNIIFENYHKLSKILDIDFNKQLSEQRKEYDELFLKLSEILKGKKLIYGNTPMMAFETVDFLSDLGAIPIFVQVRELYEQDKIFKSNLIEKGFNPYVSRIANIAPLRHLYDSIGADLYIGHENPMLLREKGLMQITMDSHAQKIGYELPIAMMKDLIKLFEMKNNKMGGMMHGSL is encoded by the coding sequence ATGTACAGTTTAGATGTTTTAAATAAATTAGATGAAATAAATGAAGATAAAGATATAAAGTCTTTATCTCATGCAATATTTCCAGGAACACATTGTCCATTATTTGGGGTTATGCTTACGGCAAGTTATATAAAAAATATGCCAGTGTTAGTTGTTGGAACTAGTGAATGTACTTATTATACTAAAAATTTTGCATATCATAGGCAAAAGGGAAAGGACAGTGTATACTCACTTGCACTAAAAGAAAAAGATGTTGTGTTTGGAGCTCAAGTAAAGGTCGAGAAAGCAATAAAGCAAATTGTGGAGATAGAAGAGCCTGATGCAATAATGATAGTTACTACATGTGTTCCGGAACTTATAGGGGAAGACTATTCATCTATAGAGTATAGTTTATCAGATGAAATTAATATACCTATATTTGTAGTAAATACAGAGCATTTTAAATGTAACTCACATATACCAGGAATGACTAGAGCTTTAAGATCATTAGGAAACGCTATGACTAAGCCTAAATACAGTGAAGGGGTAAATATGCTGGGACATAGACAATCTGATGTTGAAAAAACAGAGTTAGTAAACCTTTTAAAAAGCCAAGGTATAAAAATCAATACAGTTATACCTTCAAAATGTGATATAGAAGATATAAAAAACGCTTCTAATGTAAAGTTAAATATTGTCACAGATATGATTGCAATAGATCTTGCAAAATATATGAAAGAAAAGTTTGGTATTGATTATATTTATTTCGATAAGCATATGAGTAAAAATATAATTTTTGAAAACTATCATAAGTTAAGCAAGATATTAGATATAGATTTTAACAAACAATTAAGTGAACAAAGAAAAGAATACGATGAACTATTCTTAAAATTAAGTGAAATATTAAAAGGGAAAAAGCTTATATACGGAAATACTCCAATGATGGCATTTGAGACTGTAGATTTTTTAAGTGACTTAGGAGCTATACCTATATTTGTACAAGTAAGAGAGCTATATGAACAAGATAAAATATTTAAATCGAATTTGATAGAAAAAGGGTTTAATCCATATGTTAGTAGAATAGCAAATATTGCACCACTAAGACACCTATATGACTCTATAGGAGCTGACCTATATATAGGTCACGAAAATCCTATGTTACTTAGAGAAAAAGGACTTATGCAAATAACTATGGATTCGCATGCTCAAAAAATAGGGTATGAATTACCGATAGCTATGATGAAAGACTTAATTAAATTATTTGAGATGAAAAACAATAAAATGGGAGGTATGATGCATGGAAGTTTATAA
- a CDS encoding nitrogenase component 1: MEVYKYFPVASDRMGIIWTLASIKDACVIEFGPAGTTHYAIEGIGSLNGEDEAKVYSTHMDQSDVTFGKYHRLEKAILEIDENTSPKYIFVMASSISSIIGADINSVCDMLKGSTKAKLIPITTGGLKDDYNVGVEYMLEILASQVVKENTKDINKYNILGFNIDKYNYLSDCKELERLMKELFDKELNTVFTANSSIEDIENSTKASLNIVVRKEALKAAEYMKEKYNIPYIYKNLYGLKNTIDFLEEVNQIEGYDLNKVKFDEEIQIIKKHMFGLKRKFYFYNEIKDCAVFGDYDTVLGFNDMLAELGLNVIRKEILYKTTCEGDEVLVGKSELERMKFLKEKQLMILLGDGPSIDMKHDSKLDIQVSNPNLEKVNIYPYTPFVGFRGCLYIIEQVLNIKS, encoded by the coding sequence ATGGAAGTTTATAAGTATTTCCCAGTTGCAAGCGATAGAATGGGTATTATATGGACTTTGGCATCTATAAAAGATGCATGTGTTATAGAGTTTGGGCCAGCTGGAACTACTCATTATGCAATAGAAGGAATAGGAAGTTTAAATGGGGAAGATGAAGCAAAGGTATATTCCACACATATGGATCAAAGTGATGTTACATTTGGAAAATATCACAGACTTGAAAAAGCAATATTAGAAATTGATGAAAATACATCTCCGAAGTACATATTTGTAATGGCATCTTCTATATCATCTATTATAGGAGCAGATATAAATAGCGTTTGTGATATGTTAAAAGGTAGTACTAAAGCAAAGCTAATACCTATAACTACTGGTGGGTTAAAAGATGATTATAACGTTGGTGTTGAGTATATGCTAGAGATATTGGCTTCACAAGTTGTAAAAGAAAATACAAAAGATATTAATAAGTACAATATTTTAGGATTTAATATAGACAAATACAACTATTTATCTGACTGTAAAGAGCTTGAACGATTGATGAAAGAATTATTTGATAAAGAGTTAAACACAGTATTTACAGCTAATTCTAGTATAGAAGATATTGAAAATTCAACAAAAGCATCATTAAATATAGTTGTTAGAAAAGAAGCTTTAAAGGCAGCTGAGTATATGAAAGAAAAATATAATATACCATATATTTATAAAAACCTATACGGATTAAAGAATACTATAGATTTTCTAGAAGAAGTAAATCAAATTGAAGGATACGACTTGAATAAAGTAAAATTTGATGAAGAAATTCAAATTATTAAAAAGCATATGTTTGGATTAAAGAGAAAATTTTATTTCTATAATGAAATAAAAGACTGTGCAGTATTTGGAGACTATGATACTGTTTTAGGATTTAATGATATGCTAGCTGAATTAGGTCTAAATGTAATTAGAAAAGAAATTTTATACAAAACTACATGTGAAGGTGATGAAGTTTTAGTTGGAAAAAGTGAACTAGAAAGGATGAAATTTCTAAAAGAAAAACAATTAATGATTCTTTTAGGGGATGGACCTAGCATAGATATGAAACATGATTCTAAACTAGATATACAAGTAAGTAATCCAAACCTTGAGAAAGTAAATATATATCCATACACACCGTTTGTTGGATTTAGAGGATGCTTATATATTATTGAACAAGTATTAAATATAAAATCATAG
- a CDS encoding PadR family transcriptional regulator, whose translation MELNKEVLKGHIDTLILAILDEKDSYGYEIAKIVRDKTTFELKDGTMYVSLKRLETKGLIKSYWGNEQGAGSRRKYYNITDEGRTALDIKIQEWDFVQNIMNQFLKGRK comes from the coding sequence ATGGAATTAAATAAAGAAGTTTTAAAAGGTCACATAGATACATTAATTTTAGCTATTTTAGATGAAAAAGATTCATATGGATATGAAATAGCTAAAATTGTTAGGGATAAAACTACATTTGAGTTAAAAGATGGAACAATGTATGTTTCTCTTAAAAGATTAGAAACAAAAGGATTGATAAAATCTTACTGGGGAAATGAACAAGGGGCAGGAAGCAGAAGAAAGTATTACAACATAACTGATGAAGGAAGAACCGCTTTAGATATAAAAATACAAGAGTGGGATTTTGTGCAAAACATAATGAATCAATTTTTAAAGGGGAGAAAATAA
- a CDS encoding methyl-accepting chemotaxis protein, producing MKLKNLKIGQKLGLAFVILLVLTALSNLFLISNLKKSANQSHDLYTGPFQVTNESMSIRRDLVSIDQNVMNSIAGNKPEEHEASAQKDFESIENSMKILREKALGDKKLVSDLEASIENLKKENNNIYSLLHQGKAQEAQQIAITDGSGYYNGYVASINAAKAVYEDEKARSVDFDKQIKERSSKAITSSVVISAVVILTGIAICIIITKKLQNPIKELESAANKMAGGDFDIDIEYDSKDELGSLSDSMRQMSSKTKEIIMDTTHVLEEVASGNFDVETSTEYVGVFKVIESSVLKITKDLSEIMLQINLASEEVEGASNQVSSGSQLLAQGATEQASAVEELSATIAEISDKIKENADNAKKANSLMLNSSKQVKEGNDQMTHMIKAMEEISFTSNEIARIIKTIDDIAFQTNILALNAAVEAARAGEAGKGFAVVADEVRNLASKSAEAAKNTATLIENSIEAVDKGNEIVENTADSFKRIINTTNRTTAVVNDIAKTSEDEANAINQVTLGVDQISEVVQTNSATSEESAAASEELSGQAQMLKSLIERFKLKSEKGSSKNINFEEELDDYFGAKNI from the coding sequence ATGAAATTAAAAAACTTAAAAATAGGACAAAAGTTAGGGTTAGCATTTGTTATTTTATTAGTGCTTACTGCATTATCAAATTTATTTTTAATAAGTAACCTAAAAAAATCTGCAAATCAAAGTCACGACTTATATACAGGTCCTTTTCAAGTAACAAATGAATCTATGAGTATTAGAAGAGATTTAGTATCTATAGATCAAAATGTTATGAACTCTATTGCGGGGAACAAGCCTGAAGAACATGAAGCATCGGCTCAAAAAGACTTTGAAAGTATTGAAAATAGTATGAAAATACTTAGAGAAAAAGCTTTAGGTGATAAAAAGCTGGTTAGCGACCTTGAAGCATCTATAGAAAATCTTAAAAAAGAAAATAACAATATATATTCACTTTTACATCAAGGAAAAGCACAGGAAGCACAACAAATTGCAATAACAGATGGAAGTGGATACTACAATGGATATGTTGCATCTATAAATGCCGCAAAAGCTGTATATGAAGATGAAAAAGCTCGTAGTGTAGATTTTGATAAGCAAATAAAAGAAAGATCATCAAAAGCTATTACATCTTCTGTAGTAATAAGTGCAGTTGTTATATTAACAGGTATTGCTATTTGTATAATTATAACAAAGAAATTACAAAATCCAATCAAAGAATTAGAATCTGCTGCAAATAAAATGGCAGGTGGAGATTTTGATATAGATATTGAATATGATTCAAAAGATGAATTAGGTTCATTATCAGATAGCATGCGTCAAATGAGTAGTAAAACAAAAGAGATTATAATGGATACTACACACGTATTAGAAGAAGTTGCATCTGGAAATTTTGATGTTGAAACTAGTACTGAGTACGTAGGAGTATTTAAAGTAATAGAAAGTTCTGTTTTAAAAATAACTAAAGATCTAAGTGAAATAATGTTACAAATAAACTTAGCATCAGAAGAAGTTGAAGGAGCATCAAATCAAGTATCAAGTGGATCACAACTTTTAGCACAAGGTGCTACAGAACAAGCGAGTGCAGTGGAAGAATTATCTGCAACTATAGCAGAAATATCAGATAAAATTAAAGAAAATGCTGATAATGCAAAGAAAGCAAATTCATTAATGTTAAATTCAAGTAAGCAAGTTAAAGAAGGAAATGACCAAATGACTCATATGATAAAAGCAATGGAAGAAATATCATTTACTTCTAATGAGATAGCTAGAATAATAAAAACAATAGATGACATAGCATTCCAAACTAATATATTAGCATTAAACGCAGCAGTAGAAGCGGCTCGTGCAGGAGAAGCTGGTAAAGGATTTGCTGTTGTTGCAGATGAAGTTAGAAACCTAGCGTCTAAATCAGCTGAGGCTGCAAAAAATACAGCTACACTTATTGAAAATTCAATAGAAGCTGTTGATAAAGGTAATGAAATAGTAGAAAACACAGCTGATTCATTCAAGAGAATAATAAATACAACAAATAGAACGACTGCAGTAGTTAATGATATAGCAAAAACATCTGAAGATGAAGCTAATGCAATAAATCAAGTTACACTAGGTGTAGATCAAATATCTGAAGTAGTTCAGACAAATTCAGCAACTTCAGAAGAAAGTGCAGCTGCTAGTGAAGAATTAAGTGGACAAGCACAAATGTTAAAATCACTTATAGAAAGATTTAAGTTAAAAAGTGAGAAGGGTTCAAGTAAAAATATAAATTTTGAAGAAGAATTAGATGATTATTTTGGAGCTAAAAATATTTAA
- a CDS encoding permease prefix domain 1-containing protein translates to MKIIDEYLKSLYKNDKSKEVKELKEELREHLITSTTEFIDNGYSEEDAQREAINQFDGGTEMLKDLHKSLKESKVANEKLNKRMINIFKNTAILALIVCLSMMVFRGRINDKINYIRDIIDLKLDIIVSEKDLYNPKTYEKEFNDLLNTKEFNDVRYLEIYTAGNEKVLYKHTDKNIKKEELINIGGNTIGLTSKGERGGFNVGIDYTLLSTIHIVFGCSFYIGIASAIIYIALLIKFKYAFRKKLIYREV, encoded by the coding sequence ATGAAAATTATTGATGAATATTTAAAGTCATTATATAAAAATGATAAAAGTAAGGAAGTAAAAGAGCTAAAAGAAGAGTTAAGGGAGCATTTAATAACATCAACTACTGAATTTATTGATAATGGATACTCAGAAGAAGATGCACAAAGAGAAGCTATAAATCAATTTGATGGTGGAACTGAAATGCTAAAAGATTTGCATAAATCGCTTAAGGAAAGTAAAGTTGCTAATGAAAAATTAAATAAAAGAATGATAAATATATTCAAAAATACAGCTATACTAGCTTTAATAGTATGTTTGTCGATGATGGTGTTTAGAGGTCGTATAAATGATAAAATTAATTATATACGAGATATTATAGACCTTAAATTGGATATTATAGTAAGTGAAAAAGACCTATATAATCCAAAAACATATGAAAAAGAATTTAATGATTTACTTAATACTAAAGAATTTAATGATGTAAGATATTTAGAAATATATACAGCTGGAAATGAAAAGGTTCTATATAAACATACAGATAAAAATATAAAAAAAGAAGAGCTTATTAATATAGGTGGAAATACAATTGGACTTACATCAAAAGGAGAAAGAGGCGGATTTAATGTAGGAATAGACTATACTCTACTATCAACAATTCATATTGTTTTTGGATGCTCATTTTATATAGGAATAGCTTCAGCTATTATTTATATAGCTTTACTTATAAAATTTAAGTATGCATTTAGAAAAAAATTAATTTATAGAGAAGTTTAA
- a CDS encoding metallophosphoesterase gives MNKKIFGGLLITSMLLISGCTSTKTTDVNLLATTDLHGVLPNELSEYVASEKKKDKNITLVDAGDFCDGEFGVSGDMEKFFEHTGQDRLANNIQYRDMPLAKEMKDIGYDTVTLGNHEFLGSKKELDNMITSFEKQGLSVLSANTYKSNGESYTKPYVIKEVETPEGTVKLGILGLTIKEVGESKYWDGEKLVENKSLELKDQAGFKGELYMTDLVEDAKKWVKVMKEKDKADVIVAVAHTGEKPKKPRHPGNRIQDLATQVDGIDAIVAGHNHVQIKQNDYKNKSGENVIVTEPGKHGECISKINLKLEKDGDKWEVIDKSSNIVQFEKSKKALNEMCNNIGIFGASLFEKKDKLGEEISFGKTMKFKWNKLYVFSPKTPREKIYNTVGYKFLNIAESNKPQLVFMNGNEVVLYMSGEERCAPYSFDFKKSDFNDGVLTIRSDKNDCFRMEEGEENTYTNSPTIKFVYTSK, from the coding sequence ATGAATAAAAAAATATTTGGAGGATTATTAATAACAAGTATGTTATTAATATCGGGGTGTACATCTACTAAAACTACAGATGTAAATTTATTAGCGACTACAGATTTACATGGAGTACTTCCAAATGAATTAAGTGAATATGTAGCAAGTGAAAAAAAGAAAGATAAAAATATAACATTAGTAGATGCTGGTGATTTTTGTGATGGTGAATTCGGTGTATCTGGGGATATGGAAAAATTCTTTGAACATACAGGGCAGGATAGGTTAGCGAATAATATACAATATAGGGATATGCCTTTAGCAAAAGAAATGAAAGATATTGGATATGACACTGTAACTCTTGGAAATCATGAGTTTTTAGGAAGTAAAAAAGAATTAGATAATATGATAACTAGCTTTGAAAAACAAGGTTTAAGTGTCTTGTCAGCAAATACATATAAATCAAATGGAGAAAGTTATACAAAGCCTTATGTAATAAAAGAAGTAGAAACTCCAGAGGGAACTGTAAAATTAGGAATACTTGGACTTACTATAAAAGAAGTTGGAGAAAGTAAATACTGGGATGGAGAAAAGTTAGTAGAAAATAAATCTTTGGAACTTAAAGATCAAGCTGGTTTTAAGGGAGAACTATATATGACAGACTTAGTAGAAGATGCTAAAAAATGGGTCAAAGTCATGAAAGAAAAGGATAAAGCTGATGTTATAGTAGCTGTTGCTCATACTGGAGAAAAGCCTAAAAAACCAAGACACCCAGGAAATAGAATACAAGATTTAGCCACACAAGTTGATGGTATAGATGCAATTGTAGCAGGGCATAACCATGTTCAAATTAAACAAAATGATTATAAAAATAAATCAGGAGAGAATGTTATAGTAACAGAACCTGGGAAACATGGAGAATGTATTTCAAAAATAAATTTAAAGCTAGAAAAAGATGGAGATAAATGGGAAGTTATTGATAAATCAAGTAATATAGTTCAATTTGAGAAAAGCAAAAAAGCTCTAAATGAGATGTGTAACAACATAGGTATATTTGGGGCTTCATTATTTGAGAAAAAAGATAAATTAGGTGAAGAAATAAGCTTTGGGAAAACTATGAAGTTTAAGTGGAATAAACTATATGTGTTTAGTCCAAAAACACCAAGAGAAAAAATTTACAATACAGTTGGATATAAGTTTTTAAATATTGCTGAAAGTAATAAACCACAGTTAGTATTTATGAATGGAAATGAAGTTGTCTTATACATGAGTGGAGAGGAAAGGTGTGCACCGTATAGCTTTGATTTTAAAAAATCAGATTTTAATGATGGAGTTTTAACTATTAGATCTGATAAAAATGACTGCTTTAGAATGGAAGAAGGAGAAGAAAATACATATACGAATAGTCCTACGATTAAGTTTGTTTATACATCTAAGTAG